One Esox lucius isolate fEsoLuc1 chromosome 1, fEsoLuc1.pri, whole genome shotgun sequence genomic region harbors:
- the dhrs13b.2 gene encoding tapasin isoform X1: MSLNLIIILSLFLCAVVPGLRTTEQLSWLPCRLVDEHVNLNSEGYAETQYEHRDALLQFGHQGDAALNPNTITFLNTGSKVDMRKYTEGAVADQLQCEIRRYSTEGIQMRWPGLGAQEQDIWFTCTLRHEDGLFVITSFLRHAPATPTPGQANFRRWAPIADTETLTTSTVMLVLTRSPSVRAGLLSHQSLHCQFAVDHKAPNLTVEWRLQQRSERITLFRHASRSGQTEGSGVALKGLKGSEGDVSLTLPATKTTSEGTYVCSVSVPPLFGSHDISLHIMEPPRVSLNTDPTVSLVDGGEQKVVCQAEGYYPLDVDIEWFREPSDGGLLPEKLDTVLYSSHRHHRDGTYSLSAFFLLHATLQDSGYKYFCRVSHSSLRMPIRKSFILTVTEFGSWDSMLWLVLVSGFVLVMVAILYVMLPRLTLGNVMWSACKDNLSTLNIFFLSQQDEQT; the protein is encoded by the exons ATGAGTTTAAACCTCATTATTATTCTCAGTTTATTTCTCTGTGCAG TTGTTCCAGGACTCCGGACTACTGAGCAGCTGTCATGGTTACCATGTCGGCTGGTGGATGAGCATGTCAATTTGAATTCTGAGGGATATGCTGAAACTCAGTATGAACACAGAGATGCTTTGCTGCAGTTTGGCCACCAAGGGGACGCCGCCTTAAACCCCAATACCATCACCTTCCTTAACACAG GCTCTAAGGTGGACATGAGGAAGTACACTGAAGGAGCCGTAGCGGACCAGCTGCAGTGTGAGATCCGCAGGTACAGCACGGAGGGCATCCAAATGCGTTGGCCCGGCTTAGGAGCTCAGGAGCAAGACATCTGGTTCACCTGCACCTTGCGCCACGAAGACGGCCTCTTTGTCATCACCAGCTTCCTCCGGCACGCCCCGGCTACGCCCACACCGGGCCAGGCGAACTTCCGTCGCTGGGCGCCCATTGCCGACACGGAGACTCTGACCACGTCAA CTGTGATGTTAGTCCTCACCCGCTCTCCCTCTGTGCGGGCGGGCCTGCTGAGTCACCAGAGCCTGCACTGTCAGTTCGCCGTGGACCACAAAGCACCTAATCTGACCGTGGAATGGCGCCTTCAGCAGCGCAGCGAGCGCATCACCCTCTTCCGCCACGCCAGCCGCTCAGGCCAGACAGAGGGCAGCGGGGTGGCATTGAAGGGTCTGAAGGGCAGCGAAGGCGACGTCTCCCTGACCCTCCCCGCTACCAAGACGACCAGCGAGGGGACGTACGTCTGCTCTGTCTCGGTGCCGCCCCTGTTTGGCAGCCATGACATCTCCCTGCACATCATGG AGCCCCCTCGCGTGTCCCTGAACACAGACCCCACTGTCTCCCTGGTGGACGGCGGGGAGCAGAAGGTGGTCTGTCAGGCGGAAGGCTACTACCCCCTGGACGTGGACATCGAGTGGTTCAGGGAGCCCAGCGACGGAGGCCTGCTCCCGGAGAAGCTGGACACCGTCTTGTACTCGAGCCACCGTCACCACCGAGACGGCACATACTCCCTGTCGGCGTTCTTCCTGCTCCACGCCACTCTGCAGGACTCGGGCTACAAGTACTTCTGCAGGGTGTCTCATAGCTCCCTCCGTATGCCCATCCGAAAGAGCTTCATCCTCACTGTCACAG agTTTGGCAGTTGGGACTCTATGCTGTGGTTGGTCTTGGTCTCCGGGTTTGTCCTGGTCATGGTGGCCATTTTGTATGTGATGTTGCCCCGTCTGACCTTAG GGAATGTTATGTGGTCTGCTTGCAAGGACAACCTTTCaactttgaatattttttttctttcgcAGCAAGACGAGCAAACCtg A
- the dhrs13b.2 gene encoding tapasin isoform X2: MSLNLIIILSLFLCAVVPGLRTTEQLSWLPCRLVDEHVNLNSEGYAETQYEHRDALLQFGHQGDAALNPNTITFLNTGSKVDMRKYTEGAVADQLQCEIRRYSTEGIQMRWPGLGAQEQDIWFTCTLRHEDGLFVITSFLRHAPATPTPGQANFRRWAPIADTETLTTSTVMLVLTRSPSVRAGLLSHQSLHCQFAVDHKAPNLTVEWRLQQRSERITLFRHASRSGQTEGSGVALKGLKGSEGDVSLTLPATKTTSEGTYVCSVSVPPLFGSHDISLHIMEPPRVSLNTDPTVSLVDGGEQKVVCQAEGYYPLDVDIEWFREPSDGGLLPEKLDTVLYSSHRHHRDGTYSLSAFFLLHATLQDSGYKYFCRVSHSSLRMPIRKSFILTVTEFGSWDSMLWLVLVSGFVLVMVAILYVMLPRLTLARRANLKPY, from the exons ATGAGTTTAAACCTCATTATTATTCTCAGTTTATTTCTCTGTGCAG TTGTTCCAGGACTCCGGACTACTGAGCAGCTGTCATGGTTACCATGTCGGCTGGTGGATGAGCATGTCAATTTGAATTCTGAGGGATATGCTGAAACTCAGTATGAACACAGAGATGCTTTGCTGCAGTTTGGCCACCAAGGGGACGCCGCCTTAAACCCCAATACCATCACCTTCCTTAACACAG GCTCTAAGGTGGACATGAGGAAGTACACTGAAGGAGCCGTAGCGGACCAGCTGCAGTGTGAGATCCGCAGGTACAGCACGGAGGGCATCCAAATGCGTTGGCCCGGCTTAGGAGCTCAGGAGCAAGACATCTGGTTCACCTGCACCTTGCGCCACGAAGACGGCCTCTTTGTCATCACCAGCTTCCTCCGGCACGCCCCGGCTACGCCCACACCGGGCCAGGCGAACTTCCGTCGCTGGGCGCCCATTGCCGACACGGAGACTCTGACCACGTCAA CTGTGATGTTAGTCCTCACCCGCTCTCCCTCTGTGCGGGCGGGCCTGCTGAGTCACCAGAGCCTGCACTGTCAGTTCGCCGTGGACCACAAAGCACCTAATCTGACCGTGGAATGGCGCCTTCAGCAGCGCAGCGAGCGCATCACCCTCTTCCGCCACGCCAGCCGCTCAGGCCAGACAGAGGGCAGCGGGGTGGCATTGAAGGGTCTGAAGGGCAGCGAAGGCGACGTCTCCCTGACCCTCCCCGCTACCAAGACGACCAGCGAGGGGACGTACGTCTGCTCTGTCTCGGTGCCGCCCCTGTTTGGCAGCCATGACATCTCCCTGCACATCATGG AGCCCCCTCGCGTGTCCCTGAACACAGACCCCACTGTCTCCCTGGTGGACGGCGGGGAGCAGAAGGTGGTCTGTCAGGCGGAAGGCTACTACCCCCTGGACGTGGACATCGAGTGGTTCAGGGAGCCCAGCGACGGAGGCCTGCTCCCGGAGAAGCTGGACACCGTCTTGTACTCGAGCCACCGTCACCACCGAGACGGCACATACTCCCTGTCGGCGTTCTTCCTGCTCCACGCCACTCTGCAGGACTCGGGCTACAAGTACTTCTGCAGGGTGTCTCATAGCTCCCTCCGTATGCCCATCCGAAAGAGCTTCATCCTCACTGTCACAG agTTTGGCAGTTGGGACTCTATGCTGTGGTTGGTCTTGGTCTCCGGGTTTGTCCTGGTCATGGTGGCCATTTTGTATGTGATGTTGCCCCGTCTGACCTTAG CAAGACGAGCAAACCtg AAGCCGTACTGA
- the dhrs13b.2 gene encoding tapasin isoform X3, with the protein MSLNLIIILSLFLCAVVPGLRTTEQLSWLPCRLVDEHVNLNSEGYAETQYEHRDALLQFGHQGDAALNPNTITFLNTGSKVDMRKYTEGAVADQLQCEIRRYSTEGIQMRWPGLGAQEQDIWFTCTLRHEDGLFVITSFLRHAPATPTPGQANFRRWAPIADTETLTTSTVMLVLTRSPSVRAGLLSHQSLHCQFAVDHKAPNLTVEWRLQQRSERITLFRHASRSGQTEGSGVALKGLKGSEGDVSLTLPATKTTSEGTYVCSVSVPPLFGSHDISLHIMEPPRVSLNTDPTVSLVDGGEQKVVCQAEGYYPLDVDIEWFREPSDGGLLPEKLDTVLYSSHRHHRDGTYSLSAFFLLHATLQDSGYKYFCRVSHSSLRMPIRKSFILTVTGQVVGEHLQSLAVGTLCCGWSWSPGLSWSWWPFCM; encoded by the exons ATGAGTTTAAACCTCATTATTATTCTCAGTTTATTTCTCTGTGCAG TTGTTCCAGGACTCCGGACTACTGAGCAGCTGTCATGGTTACCATGTCGGCTGGTGGATGAGCATGTCAATTTGAATTCTGAGGGATATGCTGAAACTCAGTATGAACACAGAGATGCTTTGCTGCAGTTTGGCCACCAAGGGGACGCCGCCTTAAACCCCAATACCATCACCTTCCTTAACACAG GCTCTAAGGTGGACATGAGGAAGTACACTGAAGGAGCCGTAGCGGACCAGCTGCAGTGTGAGATCCGCAGGTACAGCACGGAGGGCATCCAAATGCGTTGGCCCGGCTTAGGAGCTCAGGAGCAAGACATCTGGTTCACCTGCACCTTGCGCCACGAAGACGGCCTCTTTGTCATCACCAGCTTCCTCCGGCACGCCCCGGCTACGCCCACACCGGGCCAGGCGAACTTCCGTCGCTGGGCGCCCATTGCCGACACGGAGACTCTGACCACGTCAA CTGTGATGTTAGTCCTCACCCGCTCTCCCTCTGTGCGGGCGGGCCTGCTGAGTCACCAGAGCCTGCACTGTCAGTTCGCCGTGGACCACAAAGCACCTAATCTGACCGTGGAATGGCGCCTTCAGCAGCGCAGCGAGCGCATCACCCTCTTCCGCCACGCCAGCCGCTCAGGCCAGACAGAGGGCAGCGGGGTGGCATTGAAGGGTCTGAAGGGCAGCGAAGGCGACGTCTCCCTGACCCTCCCCGCTACCAAGACGACCAGCGAGGGGACGTACGTCTGCTCTGTCTCGGTGCCGCCCCTGTTTGGCAGCCATGACATCTCCCTGCACATCATGG AGCCCCCTCGCGTGTCCCTGAACACAGACCCCACTGTCTCCCTGGTGGACGGCGGGGAGCAGAAGGTGGTCTGTCAGGCGGAAGGCTACTACCCCCTGGACGTGGACATCGAGTGGTTCAGGGAGCCCAGCGACGGAGGCCTGCTCCCGGAGAAGCTGGACACCGTCTTGTACTCGAGCCACCGTCACCACCGAGACGGCACATACTCCCTGTCGGCGTTCTTCCTGCTCCACGCCACTCTGCAGGACTCGGGCTACAAGTACTTCTGCAGGGTGTCTCATAGCTCCCTCCGTATGCCCATCCGAAAGAGCTTCATCCTCACTGTCACAGGTCAGGTGGTTGGGGAACATCTCCAG agTTTGGCAGTTGGGACTCTATGCTGTGGTTGGTCTTGGTCTCCGGGTTTGTCCTGGTCATGGTGGCCATTTTGTATGTGA
- the gemin4 gene encoding gem-associated protein 4, whose protein sequence is MNQDSWLSCEKTAVLQGAFLLAARLYQPASLSALTKEDWGKVCHPILQAVREICGQDRGGCQTTSHWRKKILCIVWSKVLGRESMEDVEIGWRENPFFSLQSSLPDINRTVLFELVKVTGFSQIYAELLLCLPSAHLSAELQKLVQHVACNSTEKDVCVLLEVWWELWKGCGGQHKEDLDTVFTAMWTRLGNTNVEFSPQAAKRFKSDPNTPSPPLATDLLSIFLNALEEMESHLSTSELCCFALSNCLDFLYTTHLIDVADVLPAEVKLQSLTGAVAVRKRRSGKETFNLVQVISEAQRDLRATHTPSQFKPCGMTLALTLLTVSQLTQAWIQRGLFKSVDGGNPGDSALRLKSSLARVLKSLEDRSVLGNIDGAELQTLNQAQSTLRGLLESLSLPDMESNAAEMAPVALAIIDHRLEGFQDFTMMYATDLSWSLREEDWINCLERNKNAFQQKDIVLKLVSTLIAKCQIDIEVGQCRKLKDTIVDIFSELPLAEKNATLAEMLMCSSRGLQGSLPQAVTEGFNEELNMAFNCLIQGGAAQGDLSSAVSAVARVAFQNPEATLRRCCHLAVVNLGAHSLLSRILQQLSGLRGNAPGGVEGAEGSLLCRCLQETVVTKLSSAKEEDQFLQFLVALMQPSISGGGWSFLLPEEVVCAFVLPHLSPSSSGDCRLELWLRLLLSALSLDSQEPSPHWVLNCSPFPLLYILCQLLNDASRCWQPPAEGASSHISMDCKDLLVSVLTALGKVVGGEVASAPNTWSRALFWLYNKAEALDWTVRFHLKAVWGEHFKNEVPSALLAVCELPEREWSGLELSQYGPGTGLLAWMECCGLSNELQETMLTCLALDQHRPDDVDMFSKGVLVALTQVLPWSTVAEWARLLGATRELLRSGRLHVPFSLEYVEFLPLLDLRQFSCELRLSVLLLRVLQLLCGSSCSDWLPDRGWAHVGRLYAGAMRELIDSLRAKLPISPGDASPKRLTEDLPSASQEVLFVLSQLFCHVQHVQVMMPGGECQALFLCALEILTHYEDVLVAHPGSSSRLESRNTRHFFTTITDNLGNAEMKAVLHQKISQLSSG, encoded by the exons ATGAATCAAG ATTCATGGCTGAGCTGTGAGAAGACTGCCGTTCTTCAGGGGGCGTTTCTGTTGGCCGCCCGGCTGTACCAGCCTGCCTCACTCAGTGCCCTGACGAAGGAGGACTGGGGTAAGGTTTGCCACCCAATTCTGCAGGCTGTCAGAGAAATCTGCGGGCAGGACCGCGGTGGTTGCCAAACGACTTCCCACTGGAGGAAGAAAATCCTCTGCATCGTATGGAGCAAGGTACTGGGAAGAGAGAGCATGGAGGACGTGGAGATCGGCTGGAGGGAGAATCCATTCTTCTCTCTGCAGAGCAGTCTGCCGGACATTAACCGCACGGTTCTGTTTGAGCTGGTGAAGGTGACGGGCTTCTCTCAGATCTACGCCGAGCTGCTTCTGTGTCTTCCTTCGGCCCATCTGAGTGCCGAGCTTCAGAAACTAGTGCAACATGTTGCCTGTAATAGCACGGAGAAGGACGTCTGTGTCCTGCTGGAGGTGTGGTGGGAACTGTGGAAGGGCTGTGGAGGACAGCACAAGGAGGATCTAGATACAGTCTTTACCGCCATGTGGACCCGGCTCGGCAACACCAACGTGGAGTTCTCTCCTCAGGCTGCCAAGAGATTCAAGTCCGACCCAAATACTCCATCACCCCCACTCGCCACTGATTTACTGTCCATTTTTCTTAATGCCCTGGAGGAGATGGAAAGCCATCTGAGCACGTCTGAGCTTTGCTGTTTTGCCCTGTCCAACTGCCTTGACTTCCTGTACACAACACATCTGATAGATGTTGCTGACGTCCTCCCGGCTGAGGTGAAACTACAGAGCCTGACAGGCGCCGTGGCTGTCAGGAAGAGGCGCAGTGGGAAGGAGACGTTCAACCTGGTCCAGGTGATCAGCGAGGCCCAGAGAGACCTTAGGGCAACCCACACACCCTCGCAGTTCAAACCCTGTGGAATGACTCTGGCGCTGACCCTCCTGACCGTGTCACAGCTGACCCAGGCCTGGATCCAGAGAGGGCTTTTCAAGAGCGTGGACGGCGGCAACCCTGGTGACTCTGCACTCCGGCTGAAAAGCAGCCTGGCCAGAGTTCTAAAGTCCCTAGAAGACCGATCCGTATTAGGGAACATCGACGGGGCCGAGCTGCAGACACTGAACCAAGCACAAAGCACTTTGAGAGGCTTGTTAGAGTCACTTTCCTTACCCGACATGGAGAGCAATGCTGCAGAAATGGCCCCAGTTGCCTTGGCAATCATTGACCACCGGTTAGAGGGTTTCCAAGACTTCACCATGATGTATGCCACTGACCTTAGCTGGTCGCTGAGGGAGGAGGACTGGATTAACTGTCTGGAAAGGAACAAAAACGCATTCCAGCAGAAGGACATTGTCCTGAAATTGGTCTCCACTCTCATCGCAAAGTGCCAAATAGACATCGAAGTTGGGCAGTGCAGAAAGCTGAAGGACACTATCGTGGACATTTTCTCAGAGCTTCCACTGGCTGAGAAGAACGCCACATTAGCCGAAATGCTAATGTGCTCCAGCAGGGGTCTACAGGGTTCTCTGCCCCAGGCTGTGACCGAAGGATTCAACGAGGAGCTCAACATGGCCTTCAACTGCCTCATCCAGGGCGGAGCCGCGCAGGGGGACCTTAGCTCAGCCGTGTCCGCCGTGGCCCGCGTGGCCTTCCAGAACCCGGAGGCCACTCTGCGGCGGTGCTGCCACCTGGCCGTGGTGAACCTCGGAGCCCACAGCCTCCTGTCACGGATACTCCAGCAGCTATCCGGACTGCGCGGAAACGCCCCCGGTGGCGTGGAGGGCGCTGAGGGGAGCTTGCTGTGCCGCTGTCTCCAAGAGACCGTCGTGACTAAACTGTCTTCCGCTAAGGAGGAGGACCAGTTTCTGCAATTCCTGGTTGCGCTGATGCAGCCGAGCATTTCCGGGGGCGGCTGGAGTTTCCTGCTGCCCGAAGAGGTGGTGTGTGCCTTCGTCCTGCCTCACCTatccccctcttcctctggtGACTGCAGGCTGGAGCTGTGGCTGCGTCTGCTCCTCTCGGCCTTGTCGCTGGATTCCCAGGAGCCCTCTCCTCACTGGGTCTTGAACTGCTCCCCGTTCCCCCTCCTCTACATTCTGTGTCAGCTGCTGAATGACGCCAGCAGGTGCTGGCAGCCGCCAGCAGAGGGCGCATCAAGTCACATATCCATGGACTGCAAGGACCTGCTAGTCAGCGTGCTGACTGCCCTgggcaaggtggtgggtggggaGGTAGCGTCGGCCCCCAACACCTGGTCCAGGGCCCTCTTCTGGCTTTACAATAAAGCGGAGGCCCTGGATTGGACTGTCCGCTTCCACCTCAAGGCAGTGTGGGGCGAGCACTTCAAGAACGAGGTGCCGTCCGCGCTCTTGGCCGTGTGTGAGCTGCCGGAGCGGGAGTGGTCCGGCCTGGAGCTGTCCCAGTACGGCCCGGGTACGGGCCTGCTGGCGTGGATGGAGTGCTGCGGCCTCTCCAACGAGCTCCAGGAGACCATGCTAACCTGCCTGGCTCTGGACCAGCACCGGCCCGATGACGTCGACATGTTCAGCAAAGGCGTGCTGGTGGCGCTGACACAGGTCCTGCCCTGGAGCACCGTCGCGGAGTGGGCCAGGCTGCTGGGGGCCACGCGGGAGCTGCTGCGCTCGGGCCGGCTGCACGTGCCTTTCTCTCTGGAGTACGTGGAGTTCCTCCCCCTGCTGGACCTGCGGCAGTTCTCCTGCGAGCTGCGCCTGTCTGTCCTGCTCCTCCGCGTCCTCCAGCTGCTCTGCGGCTCCAGCTGCTCCGACTGGCTGCCCGACCGGGGCTGGGCCCACGTGGGGAGGCTGTACGCCGGCGCCATGCGGGAGCTCATCGACTCCCTGAGGGCCAAGCTGCCCATCTCCCCCGGCGACGCCTCACCCAAACGCCTGACGGAAGACCTGCCCTCTGCCAGCCAGGAGGTTCTGTTTGTACTGAGCCAGCTCTTCTGCCACGTGCAGCATGTGCAGGTGATGATGCCGGGCGGGGAGTGCCAGGCCCTGTTCCTGTGTGCCCTGGAGATCCTGACGCACTACGAGGACGTCCTGGTCGCCCACCCCGGCAGCAGCTCCCGTCTGGAGAGTAGGAACACTCGCCACTTCTTCACCACCATCACAGACAACCTGGGGAATGCTGAGATGAAGGCTGTGTTGCATCAAAAAATATCCCAGCTGTCATCAGGTTGA